From Lewinellaceae bacterium:
ACGGGGTTATCCTTCCTGGGCCAAAGCGACAACCCTGTTGGAAATAATCGAATTCCAGTATGTAAAGTCAAACAGGACAATCCCGAATATAGGTTCCTGTTGCGAAGGAAAAAATACCTTCTATTCCTGATAGCGGGCCATTCCTTGCCGGCAGGTATCGCCAATGCTGGCGGCCGGCGAAAAACCCACCCGGCAATAGGAGATAATGCGCTAACTCAGGTTTTTGAGCGTTTGCCGCAGATAGCGTTTGTACTTCATCCGGTAGGCCCGGTAAATCTTGCGATACCGGGCGTAGGAATCCTCCGGCATTTGTTCGCGCATAAAACCCTGCTGCTTCATCCATTCGTCGTTATAGACCTTGCCGAGGTAGCGGGTGCCGTGATCCGGAAACAAGACGACCACCAGGTCCGTCGGTTTGAGTTCGCTCTTGATGCGGAAAACCGCCTGCATGGCCGCCCCGCTGGAGTAGCCGACCAGCAGCCCTTCCTGCCGGGCCAGTTGCCGGGTGCGGTGGGCGCTGCTGCGGTCCGTCACCTTGATGAACTCATCGATCAGGTCGAACGCCACGTTATCCGGGATGATGGTCTTGCCCAGCCCCTCGACTTTGTAAGAATAAATCTCGCTCTTGTCGAACAGGCCGGTTTGCCAGTATTTTTTCAGGACGGAGCCGTAGGCGTCCACCCCAATGATCCGGATATCCGGGTTCTGCTCTTTGAGGTAGCGGGCCGTGCCGGACAAGGTGCCGCCCGTGCCGGCGCAACAGACATAGTGCGTGATTTTCCCTTCCGTTTGCCTCCAAATCTCCGGCCCGGTGGAATGGTAGTGAGCCATGGAGTTGTCGAGGTTGTAGTTTTGCCCCAGGTAAAATGAGTTGGGAAGGTCCCGCGCCAGCTGTTCTGCCCGGGAATAGTAGGAACGCGGGTCTTCCGGCTCGGCATCCGCCGGGCAAACGACCACGTCGGCGCCCATCGCCCGA
This genomic window contains:
- a CDS encoding cysteine synthase family protein, with the protein product MRYENVLATIGNTPLIKLSRICEDIPTPVYGKVEAYNPGQSAKDRIALYMVEQAEKNGKIKPGDTIIEATSGNTGYSLAMVCSLKGYHCVLTVSSKASQEKLALLRAMGADVVVCPADAEPEDPRSYYSRAEQLARDLPNSFYLGQNYNLDNSMAHYHSTGPEIWRQTEGKITHYVCCAGTGGTLSGTARYLKEQNPDIRIIGVDAYGSVLKKYWQTGLFDKSEIYSYKVEGLGKTIIPDNVAFDLIDEFIKVTDRSSAHRTRQLARQEGLLVGYSSGAAMQAVFRIKSELKPTDLVVVLFPDHGTRYLGKVYNDEWMKQQGFMREQMPEDSYARYRKIYRAYRMKYKRYLRQTLKNLS